In Saprospiraceae bacterium, a genomic segment contains:
- a CDS encoding methyltransferase, which produces MKSEVFRFKYFELQIAENVFPVTTDSVLLGAWVHCEGIESVLDLGTGSGILGLMLAQRSADNCQIYGLDVHRESVECAKNNFLQTPWKTKLNVIHLSILDILIPQRHPFLPFSLDLIICNPPYFKGQLNSEDINVSRAKHQSQFDFNSLVKIAEQLLSETGTLAVVLPHELEYKLTSVCLKAGLTLKRMCKVYHRANVANSLCLCEYTKSQHKPEISEIVLYDENNQRTREYAALTKDYYL; this is translated from the coding sequence TTGAAATCTGAAGTATTCAGGTTTAAATATTTTGAACTGCAGATTGCGGAAAATGTATTTCCGGTGACGACAGATTCTGTATTACTTGGGGCATGGGTACATTGTGAAGGGATAGAGTCTGTTTTGGACCTGGGTACCGGAAGCGGAATTTTAGGTTTGATGCTTGCACAACGCAGCGCTGATAATTGTCAAATCTATGGATTGGATGTGCACCGGGAAAGTGTTGAATGTGCTAAAAATAACTTTTTACAAACACCTTGGAAAACAAAATTGAATGTAATTCATTTGAGTATACTTGATATTTTGATTCCGCAAAGACATCCTTTTCTTCCATTTTCTTTGGATTTAATTATTTGTAATCCCCCGTATTTTAAAGGGCAATTGAATTCCGAAGATATAAATGTATCAAGGGCAAAACACCAGTCTCAATTTGACTTTAACAGTCTTGTAAAAATAGCCGAACAATTATTATCAGAAACTGGAACCTTGGCTGTTGTTTTGCCACATGAGCTAGAATACAAACTAACATCTGTTTGTTTGAAAGCTGGACTAACATTAAAAAGGATGTGCAAAGTATATCATCGCGCCAATGTTGCAAATAGTTTGTGCTTATGTGAATATACAAAAAGTCAACACAAACCAGAGATCAGCGAAATCGTGCTCTATGATGAAAACAATCAAAGAACCAGAGAATATGCAGCGCTTACAAAGGATTATTACTTATAG
- a CDS encoding MATE family efflux transporter gives MHKLDHKQIKNILILAIPIILGNLSQMALNLIDSAMVSQISYFHLAAAALVNNIISFPFVMAMGFTVAISPLVAALRGAGKVRFCGSLLNNAVVLNTSLCLVVVSILYFCGDVIFHLKQDPEVSRLARPYLNWMLWSIVPMIVFLSIKQFCDGLNHTKVPMILALSSIPLNALLNYFFIFGTYGFPRLELEGAGIATFITRMVIAILIGAYVLLHSKYQIYGLENRRILKSKLGKILKLALPSSWQYCSEIGAFVVLGIMVGWFGAIQQAAHQISLSVASLTFMVSIGLSTAGSIKVGEAYGMQDRPLARNIGITILKMAFIYGLVCALIFILFKDHIPLIFSSEPEVIRHAAFLFYLAAAFQLGDSLQAVGIGILRGIQDVKAPTLYTTLCYWFLGIPAGYFFSVWLKMEVVGIWIGFIICLSIMGILLLRRFLKITHLAISNNPL, from the coding sequence ATGCACAAACTGGACCACAAACAAATCAAGAATATCCTGATTCTTGCCATCCCCATTATTTTAGGTAATCTTTCGCAGATGGCTTTAAACCTCATAGATTCTGCAATGGTAAGCCAGATCAGTTATTTTCATCTTGCAGCAGCAGCTTTGGTAAATAATATCATTAGCTTTCCTTTTGTAATGGCAATGGGATTTACGGTAGCCATTTCTCCATTAGTTGCAGCATTAAGAGGTGCCGGTAAAGTCAGGTTTTGTGGTTCACTGCTCAACAACGCTGTGGTCTTGAATACAAGCTTGTGCCTCGTTGTCGTGAGCATTTTATATTTCTGCGGAGATGTCATTTTTCATTTAAAACAAGACCCTGAAGTGAGTCGCCTGGCACGCCCATATTTGAATTGGATGCTTTGGTCAATAGTACCCATGATTGTTTTTTTAAGCATCAAACAATTTTGTGATGGCCTGAATCATACCAAAGTACCCATGATCCTGGCGCTTTCATCAATTCCATTAAACGCTTTGTTGAATTATTTTTTCATCTTCGGAACTTATGGTTTCCCAAGACTGGAATTGGAAGGCGCCGGTATCGCAACTTTTATAACGCGGATGGTCATTGCAATTCTCATCGGTGCATATGTTTTGTTACATTCCAAATACCAGATATATGGATTGGAAAACAGACGAATTCTGAAGTCTAAACTGGGCAAAATTTTAAAACTTGCACTTCCATCATCTTGGCAATATTGCAGCGAAATAGGCGCATTTGTTGTGTTGGGAATTATGGTTGGTTGGTTTGGCGCCATTCAGCAAGCAGCACATCAGATTTCATTATCCGTGGCTTCATTGACATTTATGGTATCTATTGGATTATCGACTGCAGGATCGATTAAAGTTGGGGAGGCCTATGGTATGCAAGACAGACCACTTGCGCGAAACATAGGAATTACGATCTTAAAAATGGCATTCATTTATGGATTGGTATGTGCGCTGATTTTTATTTTATTCAAAGACCACATCCCCCTTATTTTTTCTAGTGAGCCTGAAGTGATTCGACATGCTGCCTTCTTATTTTATCTGGCCGCTGCTTTTCAATTAGGCGATTCCTTGCAAGCAGTTGGAATTGGCATTCTTCGGGGTATCCAGGACGTAAAAGCCCCTACCCTCTACACGACCCTTTGTTATTGGTTTCTCGGAATTCCGGCTGGATATTTCTTTAGCGTTTGGCTCAAAATGGAAGTCGTGGGTATTTGGATTGGCTTTATTATTTGTCTGAGCATCATGGGAATCCTATTACTCAGGAGGTTTCTAAAAATCACGCATCTGGCTATAAGTAATAATCCTTTGTAA
- a CDS encoding DNA-binding protein, whose amino-acid sequence MNITLDELRKIKHSLPSGSIKKIADQLQLDEQTVRNYFGAHHLENSGNHIQPGPQGGIVHIEDMTILNLAKQILQESSQDN is encoded by the coding sequence ATGAACATCACTTTAGACGAACTCAGAAAGATCAAACACAGTTTACCATCCGGAAGTATCAAAAAGATAGCTGACCAACTTCAACTCGACGAGCAAACCGTTCGCAATTATTTTGGTGCGCATCATCTTGAAAATTCCGGCAATCATATTCAACCAGGCCCTCAAGGAGGGATCGTTCACATAGAAGATATGACGATATTGAATTTAGCGAAACAGATATTGCAAGAAAGTTCTCAGGATAACTAA
- a CDS encoding 1,4-dihydroxy-6-naphthoate synthase, giving the protein MNRSLKLAISPCPNDTYIFGAWINGLINEDPAFKIHAEYYDIQQLNELARDESYDLIKISAAQIKNLRQHYQILTVGAAMGEDNGPLLISHKWKSGPPSSLWTIAIPGYDTTAYFLLKHLFPGCIKTTPLLFSKIEDRVMNDHFDAGLIIHESRFTYQSKNLHLIEDLGSLWVNQTGLPIPLGVIAIRRNLDPELKMMIKIQIQRSLEYAYQHFDKLLPFIKSYAHEMDAQVILDHIRLYVNKYSQEIGPLGKKAICFLNQLPTEPNDEHLELFI; this is encoded by the coding sequence ATGAACAGAAGTTTAAAATTAGCTATTTCTCCCTGCCCCAATGATACATATATTTTTGGAGCTTGGATCAACGGTCTTATTAATGAGGATCCAGCTTTTAAGATTCATGCTGAATATTATGATATCCAACAATTAAATGAACTTGCACGTGACGAATCCTATGATCTTATCAAAATCAGTGCCGCTCAAATCAAAAATTTAAGACAGCATTACCAAATTCTTACGGTTGGGGCCGCAATGGGTGAAGATAACGGACCTTTATTGATCTCGCATAAGTGGAAATCAGGACCGCCATCATCATTGTGGACCATTGCGATACCCGGTTATGATACAACAGCATATTTTTTATTGAAGCATTTATTTCCAGGATGTATAAAGACGACACCGCTTCTTTTTTCTAAAATTGAAGACCGAGTAATGAATGATCATTTTGATGCAGGACTGATTATTCACGAGTCAAGATTCACATATCAGTCCAAAAACCTTCATCTGATTGAAGATTTAGGCTCATTGTGGGTAAATCAAACCGGACTTCCCATACCACTTGGGGTCATAGCCATTAGACGAAATCTGGATCCAGAATTAAAAATGATGATCAAAATCCAAATTCAGCGGAGTCTAGAATATGCCTATCAGCATTTTGATAAGCTACTACCCTTTATTAAATCTTATGCCCATGAAATGGATGCTCAGGTTATTCTTGACCATATCCGATTGTATGTAAACAAATACAGTCAAGAAATTGGGCCATTGGGAAAAAAGGCCATTTGTTTTTTAAATCAGCTCCCCACTGAGCCCAACGATGAGCATTTAGAATTATTTATTTAA
- a CDS encoding RluA family pseudouridine synthase, translating to MLNLDKITLYEDNHLIILDKPSGVLSQGDYTGDPNLFDLLKDHLKVKYQKPGNVYLALVNRLDRPVSGIILFGKTSKAAARLHKMMQDGSIQKNYLAICEGHPIKEQATLEHYLIKDEAKNKTRVYEEPRKDAKKCILHYKALANIHGHCLLEVELKTGRSHQIRAQLAHISCPVVGDTKYGKMHKGVESDLALHAYALDFEHPVSKEAIHIRCLPKSGKFWYEFRAFFNKLP from the coding sequence ATGTTGAATCTCGATAAAATCACACTCTACGAGGACAATCACCTGATTATCCTTGACAAACCTTCAGGTGTTCTATCTCAGGGAGATTACACCGGAGATCCAAATTTATTTGATTTATTGAAAGATCATCTTAAAGTTAAATACCAAAAACCGGGAAATGTTTATTTAGCTTTGGTAAATAGATTGGACAGGCCCGTCAGTGGGATTATTCTTTTTGGAAAAACATCTAAAGCGGCAGCCCGACTCCACAAAATGATGCAGGATGGAAGTATTCAGAAAAATTACCTGGCGATCTGCGAAGGTCATCCAATCAAAGAACAAGCAACGCTGGAGCACTACCTTATCAAAGATGAAGCTAAAAACAAAACCCGGGTTTACGAAGAACCCAGAAAAGATGCTAAGAAATGCATCCTCCATTACAAAGCATTGGCTAATATCCATGGCCATTGTTTATTGGAAGTAGAATTGAAAACGGGAAGGTCACATCAAATCAGAGCGCAATTAGCTCATATCTCTTGTCCGGTAGTCGGGGATACCAAATACGGTAAAATGCACAAAGGGGTAGAAAGCGACCTTGCTTTACATGCCTACGCCTTAGATTTTGAACATCCGGTCAGCAAGGAAGCCATCCATATTCGCTGTTTGCCTAAGAGTGGCAAGTTTTGGTATGAGTTTAGGGCCTTCTTTAATAAATTGCCTTAA
- the fsa gene encoding fructose-6-phosphate aldolase has translation MKFFIDTAKIDHIKEAKDLGILDGVTTNPSLMAKEGITGRQNIYRHYKKICDLVAGDVSAEVISTEYKGMMKEARDLAEIAENIVVKIPMIKDGIKAISELTGLGIKTNCTLVFSAGQAILVAKAGATYISPFIGRIDDTNWDGMQLISDIFDIYSLQSYETEILAASIRNGLHIVEAAKAGADVVTCPLDAILSLLKHPLTDIGLQKFLEDHQKAQELFSKS, from the coding sequence ATGAAGTTCTTTATTGACACAGCCAAAATCGACCATATCAAAGAAGCAAAAGATCTTGGAATATTGGATGGTGTCACTACCAATCCCAGCTTAATGGCCAAGGAAGGGATCACCGGTAGGCAAAATATCTACCGGCACTATAAAAAAATCTGCGATTTGGTTGCCGGAGATGTCAGCGCAGAGGTTATCTCCACCGAATATAAAGGCATGATGAAAGAGGCAAGAGACCTTGCCGAAATCGCTGAAAATATCGTCGTTAAAATACCAATGATCAAAGATGGAATTAAAGCCATCAGCGAATTGACCGGTCTTGGCATTAAAACCAATTGTACCCTGGTATTCAGCGCCGGGCAGGCTATTTTGGTCGCTAAAGCCGGAGCTACTTATATCTCTCCGTTTATAGGTCGTATCGATGACACCAATTGGGATGGAATGCAGCTGATCAGCGATATATTCGACATTTATTCGCTACAGAGTTATGAGACAGAAATCCTGGCTGCTTCGATTCGCAATGGACTCCATATCGTAGAAGCTGCAAAAGCCGGAGCAGATGTGGTGACTTGTCCCCTCGATGCCATTTTATCTCTTTTAAAACATCCGCTTACCGATATCGGTTTGCAAAAATTTTTAGAAGATCACCAAAAAGCCCAGGAACTGTTTTCAAAGAGTTAA
- a CDS encoding nucleoside phosphorylase, with protein sequence MDTNWITNKDGSIYHLNIFRDDLADTIITVGDPNRAEQVSKYFDTIDICKQSREFITTTGSIGSKKISVVSTGIGVDNIDIVINEIDYLFNGHSIDECTKKGFTPLTFIRLGTSGAIQDTIPIDSLLISSQVIHRSCFLSYYPCEAIKRMPEIEGLSGFPAMPVYLCECDAALLSHFKCREFLEGTTMTCDGFYVPQGRSNRLLENKLLEDWSRIETEEFGIICNLEMETAGIYGLSKYFGHRAISINAILANRINHQFSANPEQTIEKMIKISLEKILTL encoded by the coding sequence ATGGATACAAACTGGATTACAAATAAAGATGGAAGTATTTATCATTTAAATATTTTTCGCGACGATCTAGCAGATACGATTATCACGGTTGGCGACCCAAATCGCGCCGAACAAGTTAGCAAGTATTTTGACACCATTGATATTTGCAAACAAAGTCGCGAATTTATAACTACTACAGGATCTATAGGTTCAAAAAAAATCAGCGTCGTTTCAACCGGCATTGGCGTAGACAACATTGATATTGTGATCAATGAAATTGACTATTTATTCAATGGCCACAGTATTGATGAGTGCACGAAAAAAGGATTCACGCCATTAACTTTTATAAGATTGGGCACTTCAGGTGCTATACAAGATACCATTCCGATAGACAGTCTACTCATCAGTAGCCAGGTCATTCATAGAAGTTGTTTTCTGTCCTATTATCCTTGTGAAGCCATAAAAAGGATGCCGGAAATCGAAGGACTGAGCGGCTTCCCGGCTATGCCGGTCTATCTATGTGAATGTGATGCAGCATTGTTGAGCCATTTCAAATGCCGAGAATTTTTAGAAGGAACAACCATGACCTGTGATGGATTTTATGTACCCCAAGGAAGGAGCAACCGCTTATTAGAAAATAAGCTTTTAGAAGACTGGAGCCGCATAGAAACTGAAGAATTTGGAATCATTTGTAATCTGGAGATGGAAACTGCCGGAATTTATGGTTTGTCAAAATATTTTGGGCATCGTGCTATATCCATCAATGCCATATTGGCTAACAGAATAAACCATCAGTTTTCAGCCAATCCGGAACAAACGATTGAAAAAATGATCAAAATAAGTTTGGAAAAGATCTTAACTCTTTGA